The Bacteroidales bacterium genomic interval ACGAAAGTTCCTGGTTTACCCTTTGTTTTTTTACCGAAGCATACCGTGAGGCTCTGAATATTTGCGGCAGTAAATCGGGCCGGCATATTGACAAGGTAAAGGAGACAGGCCTGACTCCTGTTGTTACAGAAAACGGGAACATTATTTACAGGGAAGCCAGAATGGCATTTGAATGCCGCAAGCTGTACCATGATGATTTCAGGCCTTCGCAATTTGATGTTCCCTCTTTCATCAAACGCATTTACCCCAAGGAAGACTATCACAGGTTCTACATAGGTGAAATAGTTACCTGCCTGAAAAAATAAAACAGGTTGCAAATCATGGCCAATAAGGAGAAGTTTCGTTGCGGGCAGATGGGGAATACAGATTTTCTGTGGTTATCTCCGCTCGGATATATATCTGTATGTTTGTCAGCGGAAGCGGTTTGCCGGATTTCTTTTCAGGAGGGAAACTTCGGTAATGTATGGCCGCCAGATCATGCATTGGCCCATGAGGTAATCAGACAATTGAATGCTTACTTTGAAGGGAAGCTTCGGGCATTCAGCCTCCCTCTCTCACCCGGAGGTTCGGTTTTTCAAAATCAGGTCTGGGATGCCGTATGCCGGATACCATACGGAAGCACCGTGTCGTACAGCGCATTGAGCAGAGAAATTGGCCTTCCCGATGCAATAAGGGCTGTTGCCGGAGCCATCGCTTCAAATCCCTTGCTGCTTGTTATACCCTGTCATAGAGTTACAGGAAGTACCGGTAAACTTACGGGTTATTCCGGAGGGCTGGATCGTAAACGCAAACTGCTTGAACTTGAACGCCGGTTTGTTGTTTATGGTAAAAGCACCCTCTTTTAACATGACTGAAGCAGAAATCATCATTCAAAAATTTCCGGTGGTTCTTTTTGATGATACCTGCCTTCTTTGCAGCC includes:
- a CDS encoding flavin reductase family protein, whose product is MPEDFYPIDVKKLTENPFYLMDDEWMLITAGSPGHFNMMTASWGTLGILWNKPVALCFIRPQRYTRKFADESSWFTLCFFTEAYREALNICGSKSGRHIDKVKETGLTPVVTENGNIIYREARMAFECRKLYHDDFRPSQFDVPSFIKRIYPKEDYHRFYIGEIVTCLKK
- a CDS encoding methylated-DNA--[protein]-cysteine S-methyltransferase, which codes for MGNTDFLWLSPLGYISVCLSAEAVCRISFQEGNFGNVWPPDHALAHEVIRQLNAYFEGKLRAFSLPLSPGGSVFQNQVWDAVCRIPYGSTVSYSALSREIGLPDAIRAVAGAIASNPLLLVIPCHRVTGSTGKLTGYSGGLDRKRKLLELERRFVVYGKSTLF